In Paramisgurnus dabryanus chromosome 7, PD_genome_1.1, whole genome shotgun sequence, the following are encoded in one genomic region:
- the slc2a11a gene encoding solute carrier family 2, facilitated glucose transporter member 11, translating to MSSKEKGHIRTLALMVTSAAIGGTLQYGYNLAIMNAPTVFIQNFINETFQERWGIELEVFEVTLIWTVIVSIFSLGGLIGALVAGPMSIRFGRKKTLLLNNIFLLSSSLLALLSRTAKSFEMIIISRILVGINAGISMNVQPMYFGESAPKHLRGAVSLSSAVFTSFGVVLGQVVGLSELLGSEPCWHYLLASNAIPGILQLLTLPWFPESPRYLLIDRGDKEACLQALRSLRGCDVNKAELDEILEEQNETKGERAKRPWELFSDRSIRWQLISVAVISSAMQLCGNDSIYFYASYVFQEAGISPGLIQYVTIGTGMCEFSACILCNLLIERLGRKMMLMGGYVLMTGCAIVFTVALSLEHMYDWMSFLSMACVFTYILSFGMGPAGVTVILPTELFNQTARPAAYMIFGSLLWLNLFVVGMVFPFLVNGLGQYCFVPFGAVCILSAVYVLMVLPETKGKTLPMITREFYHLNYRGEDKMDPGRKQAHYQPGKIYHSTAL from the exons ATGTCTTCGAAGGAAAAG GGTCATATACGCACTTTGGCATTAATGGTGACATCTGCGGCTATTGGGGGAACATTACAATATGGATATAACCTGGCCATTATGAACGCACCGACTGTT TTCATTCAGAACTTCATTAATGAGACATTTCAAGAGCGATGGGGAATAGAGCTGGAGGTGTTTGAGGTCACACTTATATGGACTGTTATAGTCTCCATCTTCTCATTGGGAGGTTTAATAGGGGCCCTGGTGGCCGGGCCAATGTCTATCCGTTTTGGGAG GAAGAAGACTTTGTTGCTGAATAACATCTTCTTATTGTCAAGCTCACTTCTAGCATTGTTGAGCCGAACAGCAAAGTCTTTTGAGATGATTATTATCTCCAGAATTTTGGTTGGCATAAACGCag GTATCAGTATGAATGTGCAACCCATGTATTTTGGTGAAAGTGCACCGAAGCATTTAAGAGGCGCTGTGTCTCTGTCCTCAGCTGTATTTACTTCATTTGGTGTGGTGTTGGGACAGGTCGTAGGTCTGAG TGAGTTGTTAGGTAGTGAGCCATGTTGGCACTACTTACTGGCCAGTAATGCTATCCCAGGCATCCTTCAACTTCTCACCTTGCCCTGGTTTCCAGAGAGTCCTCGCTACCTCCTCATTGACCGTGGGGACAAAGAGGCCTGCTTACAGG CACTACGCAGTCTTCGAGGCTGTGATGTGAATAAAGCAGAGCTGGATGAAATTCTGGAGGAACAGAATGAAACCAAAGGAGAGAGAGCCAAACGGCCATGGGAGCTCTTCAGTGACCGCAGCATTCGCTGGCAGCTCATCTCTGTAGCGGTCATTAGCAGTGCCATGCAGCTGTGCGGGAATGATTCG ATTTACTTCTATGCATCATATGTGTTTCAAGAAGCAGGTATATCTCCAGGTCTTATCCAATATGTGACAATCGGCACAGGGATGTGCGAATTCAGCGCTTGTATTTTGTGT AACTTGTTAATAGAAAGGCTGGGTAGAAAGATGATGTTGATGGGCGGCTATGTTCTCATGACAGGCTGTGCTATAGTCTTCACTGTGGCTCTTTCGCTGGAG CATATGTATGACTGGATGTCTTTCCTAAGCATGGCTTGTGTCTTCACTTATATTCTCAGCTTTGGGATGGGACCAG CTGGCGTGACTGTAATCCTCCCAACGGAATTGTTTAACCAGACAGCACGTCCTGCTGCTTACATGATCTTTGGGTCTTTATTGTGGCTGAACCTCTTTGTTGTTGGGATGGTCTTTCCTTTTCTTGTG AATGGTTTGGGCCAGTATTGCTTTGTGCCTTTTGGAGCCGTATGCATTCTGTCTGCTGTATATGTTCTGATGGTTCTACCAGAAACCAAAGGAAAGACCCTACCAATGATCACTAGAGAGTTTTACCATCTTAACTACCGTGGAGAGGATAAGATGGATCCAGGGAGAAAACAAGCCCATTATCAACCAGGGAAAATCTATCATTCAACTGCTTTATAA